In one Streptomyces sp. T12 genomic region, the following are encoded:
- the folK gene encoding 2-amino-4-hydroxy-6-hydroxymethyldihydropteridine diphosphokinase produces the protein MTAFFTEGHSDPTVQPVPASVVEKVDAADTTLQNPKRAVISLGSNLGNRLETLQGAIDALEDTPGVRVKAVSPVYETEPWGVEPGSQPSYFNAVVVLKTTLPPSSLLERAHAVEEAFHRVRDERWGARTLDVDIVAYADVVSDDPTLTLPHPRAHERAFVLAPWHDVEPQAQLPGRGSVADLLAGITRHGVEPRRDLELQLPE, from the coding sequence ATGACCGCGTTCTTCACCGAGGGTCACAGCGACCCGACCGTACAGCCGGTACCCGCCTCCGTCGTCGAGAAGGTCGACGCCGCCGACACCACTCTCCAGAACCCGAAACGCGCCGTGATCTCCCTCGGCTCCAACCTCGGCAACCGCCTGGAGACCCTCCAGGGCGCCATCGACGCGCTGGAGGACACCCCCGGCGTCCGCGTCAAGGCGGTCTCCCCGGTGTACGAGACAGAGCCGTGGGGCGTGGAGCCGGGAAGCCAGCCGTCCTACTTCAACGCGGTCGTGGTCCTCAAGACCACGCTCCCCCCGTCCTCCCTCCTGGAGCGCGCACACGCGGTCGAGGAGGCCTTCCACCGGGTACGGGACGAGCGCTGGGGCGCACGCACCCTCGACGTCGACATCGTCGCGTACGCCGACGTCGTCTCCGACGACCCGACCCTCACCCTCCCCCACCCGCGCGCCCACGAACGCGCCTTCGTCCTCGCCCCCTGGCACGACGTCGAGCCGCAGGCACAGCTTCCGGGCCGCGGCTCGGTGGCCGACCTCCTGGCCGGCATCACACGCCACGGCGTCGAACCGCGCAGGGACCTGGAACTCCAGCTGCCCGAGTAG
- the folE gene encoding GTP cyclohydrolase I FolE — translation MTDPVTLDGEGSIGEFDEKRAENAVRELLIAVGEDPDREGLRETPGRVARAYREIFAGLWQKPEDVLTTTFDIGHDEMVLVKDIEVYSTCEHHLVPFRGVAHVGYIPATSGKITGLSKLARLVDVFARRPQVQERLTTQIADSLMEILEPRGVIVVVECEHMCMSMRGIRKPGAMTITSAVRGQLRDAATRNEAMSLIMAR, via the coding sequence ATGACCGACCCGGTGACGCTGGACGGCGAGGGCTCCATCGGCGAGTTCGACGAGAAGCGAGCCGAGAACGCCGTACGCGAGCTGCTGATCGCGGTCGGCGAGGACCCGGACCGTGAGGGGCTCAGGGAGACTCCGGGGCGGGTGGCGCGGGCGTACCGGGAGATCTTCGCGGGGCTGTGGCAGAAGCCCGAGGACGTGTTGACGACGACGTTCGACATCGGGCACGACGAGATGGTCCTCGTGAAGGACATCGAGGTGTACTCGACCTGTGAGCATCATCTGGTGCCGTTCAGGGGTGTTGCCCACGTCGGATACATCCCGGCCACCAGCGGCAAGATCACCGGCTTGTCCAAGCTGGCTCGGCTGGTCGACGTCTTCGCCCGCCGTCCTCAGGTGCAGGAACGTCTCACTACGCAGATCGCCGACTCCCTGATGGAGATTCTCGAGCCGCGTGGCGTGATCGTCGTGGTGGAGTGCGAGCACATGTGCATGTCGATGCGGGGCATCCGTAAGCCCGGCGCGATGACCATAACGTCGGCGGTGCGTGGTCAGCTGAGGGACGCGGCGACGCGCAACGAGGCGATGAGCCTCATCATGGCCCGCTGA
- a CDS encoding zinc-dependent metalloprotease produces the protein MTSIGGAEMVDWNLAVATATRLVRPGPEVSRDEARAVVAELRRHAKASEEHVRGFTRMGTEDTHDTPVLVVDRPGWVRANVAGFREILKPLLEKMQERRSGSTGGAVLGAVGGKVTGVELGMLLSFLASRVLGQYETFAPATRELPAGGPPDSPSGGGRLLLVAPNIVHVERELDVQPHDFRLWVCLHEETHRTQFSAVPWLRDHLEGEIQSFLGETDVDPMTVLERIREAAQSLAGGRPEAEEDDGGRSFVELVQTPAQREILGRLTAVMSLLEGHADFVMDGVGPEVVPTVAEIREKFQQRRAKGASRLDMALRKLLGLDAKLRQYRDGERFVRAVVDQVGMDGFNRVWTSPNTLPTKAEIAKPADWIARVHRKAES, from the coding sequence ATGACGAGCATCGGTGGTGCCGAGATGGTCGACTGGAATCTCGCGGTGGCGACCGCGACCCGGCTCGTACGGCCGGGCCCCGAGGTGAGCCGCGACGAGGCCCGGGCCGTCGTCGCCGAGCTGCGCCGACATGCCAAGGCCTCGGAGGAACACGTCCGGGGCTTCACTCGTATGGGCACGGAGGACACCCACGACACCCCCGTCCTCGTCGTCGACCGCCCCGGCTGGGTCCGGGCGAACGTCGCCGGGTTCCGCGAGATCCTCAAGCCCCTGCTCGAAAAGATGCAGGAGCGCCGCAGCGGCAGCACCGGCGGCGCGGTCCTCGGCGCCGTCGGCGGCAAGGTCACCGGCGTCGAACTCGGGATGCTGCTGTCCTTCCTGGCCTCGCGGGTCCTCGGCCAGTACGAGACCTTCGCCCCGGCCACCCGCGAACTCCCCGCGGGCGGCCCCCCTGATTCACCGAGTGGCGGCGGCCGACTCCTGCTCGTCGCCCCGAACATCGTGCACGTGGAGCGCGAACTCGACGTACAGCCCCACGACTTCCGCCTGTGGGTGTGCCTGCACGAGGAGACGCACCGCACCCAGTTCAGCGCGGTGCCCTGGCTGCGGGACCACCTGGAGGGCGAAATCCAGTCGTTCTTGGGGGAGACGGACGTCGACCCCATGACCGTCCTGGAACGCATCCGCGAGGCCGCGCAGTCACTCGCCGGCGGCCGGCCCGAGGCCGAGGAGGACGACGGCGGACGGTCGTTCGTCGAACTGGTGCAGACCCCGGCCCAGCGGGAGATCCTCGGCCGCCTCACCGCCGTGATGTCGCTCCTGGAGGGCCACGCCGACTTCGTGATGGACGGGGTCGGCCCCGAGGTCGTCCCGACCGTCGCCGAGATCCGCGAGAAGTTCCAGCAGCGGCGCGCCAAGGGTGCCTCCCGACTGGACATGGCCCTGCGCAAGCTGCTCGGTCTGGATGCCAAACTCAGGCAGTACCGCGACGGCGAACGCTTCGTACGGGCCGTCGTGGACCAGGTCGGCATGGACGGCTTCAACCGCGTGTGGACCTCCCCGAATACTCTTCCGACCAAGGCGGAGATCGCCAAACCGGCGGATTGGATCGCGCGGGTGCACCGCAAGGCCGAGTCGTGA
- the hpt gene encoding hypoxanthine phosphoribosyltransferase, translating into MRVDAKDMGAELQQVLITKEEIDAKLAELAAKIDAEYAGKDLLIVGVLKGAVMVMADLARALSTPVTMDWMAVSSYGAGTQSSGVVRILKDLDTDIKGKHVLIVEDIIDSGLTLSWLISNLGSREPASLKVCTLLRKPEAAKVAIDVEWVGFDIPNEFVVGYGLDYAEKYRNLPFVGTLAPHVYGG; encoded by the coding sequence ATGCGGGTGGACGCGAAAGACATGGGTGCCGAGCTCCAGCAGGTGCTCATCACCAAGGAAGAGATCGACGCGAAGCTGGCCGAGCTGGCCGCGAAGATCGACGCGGAGTACGCGGGCAAGGATCTGCTCATCGTCGGCGTCCTCAAGGGCGCGGTGATGGTCATGGCCGACCTCGCCCGAGCGCTGTCCACCCCCGTCACCATGGACTGGATGGCCGTGTCGTCGTACGGCGCCGGCACCCAGTCCTCCGGTGTCGTGCGGATCCTCAAGGACCTCGACACCGACATCAAGGGCAAGCACGTCCTGATCGTCGAGGACATCATCGACTCCGGCCTGACCCTGTCCTGGCTGATCTCCAACCTCGGCTCGCGCGAGCCCGCCTCCCTCAAGGTGTGCACCCTGCTGCGCAAGCCCGAGGCCGCGAAGGTCGCCATCGACGTGGAGTGGGTCGGCTTCGACATCCCCAACGAGTTCGTCGTCGGCTACGGCCTCGACTACGCCGAGAAGTACCGCAACCTCCCGTTCGTCGGTACGCTCGCGCCCCACGTCTACGGCGGCTGA
- the folP gene encoding dihydropteroate synthase, with amino-acid sequence MSKQSGRGRVTGLPQWDRCAVMGVVNVTPDSFSDGGRWFDTTAAVKHGLALVEEGADLVDVGGESTRPGATRVDEAEELRRVIPVVRDLASEGVTISVDTMRASVAEQALAAGAALVNDVSGGLADPAMIPVVADAGAPFVVMHWRGFLEGGNVKGVYDDVVAEVVDELHARVEAVLAGGIAPDRIVVDPGLGFSKDAEHDLVLLAHLDRLLALGHPLLVAASRKRFLGRVLAGPEGAPPPARERDAATAAVSALAAQAGAWAVRVHEVRATADAVRVARAIEEARDAQNAPGAHGTEGAR; translated from the coding sequence ATGAGCAAGCAGAGCGGACGCGGGCGCGTCACGGGCCTTCCGCAGTGGGACCGCTGCGCGGTCATGGGAGTCGTGAACGTCACTCCCGACTCCTTCTCCGACGGCGGCCGCTGGTTCGACACGACGGCCGCCGTCAAACACGGCCTCGCCCTGGTCGAGGAGGGCGCCGACCTGGTCGACGTCGGCGGCGAGTCCACCCGCCCCGGCGCCACCCGGGTCGACGAGGCCGAGGAGCTGCGCCGCGTCATCCCCGTGGTCCGCGACCTCGCCTCCGAGGGCGTCACGATCTCCGTCGACACGATGCGCGCCTCCGTCGCCGAACAGGCCCTCGCCGCCGGCGCCGCCCTCGTCAACGACGTCAGCGGCGGCCTCGCCGACCCCGCGATGATCCCGGTCGTCGCGGACGCCGGCGCCCCCTTCGTCGTCATGCACTGGCGGGGCTTCCTCGAGGGCGGAAACGTCAAGGGCGTGTACGACGACGTCGTCGCCGAAGTCGTCGACGAGCTCCACGCGCGCGTGGAGGCCGTTCTGGCCGGCGGCATCGCCCCCGACCGCATCGTCGTCGACCCCGGCCTCGGCTTCTCCAAGGACGCCGAGCACGACCTCGTCCTCCTCGCCCACCTCGACCGACTCCTCGCCCTCGGCCACCCCCTGCTCGTCGCCGCCTCCCGCAAGCGGTTCCTCGGCCGCGTCCTCGCAGGACCCGAGGGCGCGCCACCGCCCGCCCGTGAGCGCGACGCCGCCACGGCGGCCGTCTCGGCGCTCGCCGCGCAGGCCGGCGCGTGGGCGGTGCGCGTGCACGAGGTGCGCGCCACGGCGGACGCGGTACGCGTCGCGCGCGCGATCGAAGAGGCGCGTGACGCCCAGAACGCGCCCGGCGCGCACGGCACTGAAGGAGCCCGGTGA
- the tilS gene encoding tRNA lysidine(34) synthetase TilS yields MGPHPAVAAIRLAVRRVLHDILTDHSRSTDTLAPSTSRAISYEILHMTPPVAPPATSTGPTPAAYDTAREPSYELPGQAPQEPPRAAPHERPPSPLVLVACSGGADSMALASALAFEAPKLGIRAGAVTVDHGLQPGSDLRAEEVVLRMRELGLDPVESIAVTVGRQGGPEAAARDARYAALDAAAVRHGAVAVLLGHTRDDQAETVLLGLARGSGIRSLSGMAAVSGAGGRYRRPFLQLDRQTARKACMVQSLPVWDDPHNSDPAYTRSRLRQEGLPALEKALGKGVVEALARTAQLSRDDADALDAWAGQAEAAVRDSAGLLECAKLYALPPAVRRRILRRAAIEAGAPAGALFARHIEEVDRLITGWRGQGAINLPGKVVAQRQGGRLVIRQG; encoded by the coding sequence ATGGGTCCCCATCCTGCGGTCGCGGCGATACGCCTGGCGGTCCGCCGCGTCCTCCACGACATCCTCACCGACCACAGCCGCTCCACCGACACCCTCGCGCCCAGCACATCACGCGCGATCTCGTACGAGATCCTGCACATGACACCGCCCGTGGCGCCCCCCGCGACATCGACCGGCCCCACGCCCGCCGCGTACGACACGGCGCGCGAGCCGTCGTACGAGCTCCCCGGCCAGGCCCCGCAGGAGCCCCCGCGCGCTGCCCCGCACGAGCGACCCCCCTCCCCGCTCGTGCTCGTGGCATGCTCCGGCGGCGCCGACTCCATGGCCCTCGCCTCCGCGCTCGCCTTCGAAGCCCCCAAACTCGGCATCCGCGCCGGCGCCGTCACCGTCGACCACGGTCTGCAGCCCGGCTCCGACCTGCGCGCCGAGGAAGTCGTCCTGCGCATGCGCGAACTCGGCCTCGACCCGGTCGAGTCCATCGCCGTGACCGTCGGCCGCCAAGGCGGACCCGAGGCCGCCGCCCGGGACGCCCGCTATGCCGCCCTCGACGCCGCGGCCGTCCGCCACGGCGCCGTCGCCGTCCTGCTCGGCCACACCCGGGACGACCAGGCCGAAACCGTCCTGCTCGGCCTCGCCCGCGGCTCCGGTATCCGCTCCCTGTCCGGAATGGCCGCGGTCTCGGGGGCCGGCGGCCGCTACCGGCGCCCCTTCCTCCAGCTCGACCGGCAGACCGCCCGCAAGGCGTGCATGGTCCAGTCCCTGCCGGTCTGGGACGACCCCCACAACTCCGATCCCGCGTACACGAGGTCGCGACTGCGCCAAGAGGGCCTGCCCGCCCTGGAGAAGGCACTCGGCAAGGGAGTCGTGGAGGCCCTCGCCCGCACCGCCCAGCTCTCCCGCGACGACGCCGACGCCCTCGACGCCTGGGCCGGCCAGGCCGAGGCCGCCGTACGCGACTCGGCCGGCCTCCTGGAGTGCGCCAAGCTGTACGCGCTGCCGCCCGCCGTACGCCGCCGGATCCTGCGCCGCGCCGCCATCGAGGCCGGGGCGCCCGCCGGTGCGCTGTTCGCCCGCCACATCGAGGAAGTCGACCGCCTGATCACCGGCTGGCGCGGCCAGGGAGCCATCAATCTCCCCGGCAAAGTCGTCGCACAGCGCCAGGGTGGCAGACTGGTGATTCGGCAAGGCTGA
- a CDS encoding phosphatidylglycerol lysyltransferase domain-containing protein, giving the protein MSGEVPQRSSQVRHLPSRVRHLLRGPRPEAVPVFVGRACALVGLLDVAAGVFPRFRHSRMHAIAEVLPGSTGPFAAALSLSAGVLLLLLAHGLKRGKRRAWRAAVVLLPAGAVAQFTYRHSLVGVLISVALLVALLRHRDQFAALPDPRSRWRALANFVLMSAGSLALGLVIVSAHPETMVGDPSLADRITHVIYGLFGFEGPVDYQGNTSWTVAFSLGALGWITAVTTIYLAFRPEHPAARLTEDDEARLRALLVKHGRRDSLGHFALRRDKAVVFSPSGKAAVTYRVVSGVMLASGDPIGDVEAWPGAIERFMDEAKAHSWTPAVMGCSETGAEVWTRETGLDALELGDEAVVDVPDFSLAGRAMRNVRQMVKRIERAGYETRVRRVRDLGEAELDRIRRAAEDWRGTDTERGFSMALGRVGDPADGDCLIATAHKADEEPGPYGDLKAILHFVPWGTDGASLDLMRRDRAADPGMNELLIVAALQAAPKFGIARVSLNFAMFRSALARGEKIGAGPVLRAWRGLLVFLSRWFQIESLYKFNAKFQPRWEPRFVVYRASGDLPRLGFAAMQAEGFVNLALPLPRFLRRRTTAPRPCAHAVAERDVRAA; this is encoded by the coding sequence ATGTCGGGCGAGGTTCCCCAACGATCGAGCCAGGTACGGCACCTGCCGAGCCGAGTACGGCATCTGCTCCGTGGCCCACGCCCGGAGGCGGTTCCCGTTTTCGTCGGCAGGGCCTGCGCCCTGGTGGGCCTGCTGGACGTCGCCGCGGGCGTGTTCCCGCGCTTCCGGCACAGCCGTATGCACGCCATCGCCGAAGTGCTGCCGGGCTCGACGGGCCCGTTCGCGGCCGCGCTGTCGCTCAGCGCGGGCGTGCTGCTGCTCCTGCTCGCCCACGGCCTCAAGCGCGGCAAGCGGCGGGCGTGGCGCGCCGCGGTCGTCCTGCTGCCGGCCGGAGCGGTCGCGCAGTTCACGTACCGCCACTCCCTGGTGGGCGTCCTCATCTCGGTTGCGCTGCTCGTAGCCCTGCTGCGCCACCGCGACCAGTTCGCGGCGCTGCCCGACCCGCGCAGCAGGTGGCGGGCGCTGGCCAACTTCGTCCTCATGAGTGCCGGTTCCCTCGCCCTCGGGCTGGTCATCGTCAGCGCTCATCCGGAGACCATGGTCGGCGACCCGAGCCTGGCCGACCGCATCACGCACGTCATCTACGGCCTGTTCGGCTTCGAGGGCCCGGTCGACTACCAGGGCAACACCTCGTGGACGGTCGCCTTCTCCCTGGGCGCCCTCGGCTGGATCACGGCGGTCACCACGATCTACCTGGCCTTCCGCCCCGAACACCCCGCCGCACGCCTCACCGAGGACGACGAGGCACGCCTGCGCGCCCTGCTGGTCAAGCACGGCCGCCGCGACTCCCTCGGCCACTTCGCGCTGCGCCGCGACAAGGCCGTCGTCTTCTCCCCCAGCGGCAAGGCGGCGGTGACCTACCGCGTCGTCTCCGGCGTGATGCTCGCCAGCGGCGACCCCATCGGCGACGTCGAGGCCTGGCCCGGCGCCATCGAGCGCTTCATGGACGAGGCCAAGGCCCACTCCTGGACCCCGGCCGTCATGGGCTGCTCCGAGACCGGCGCCGAGGTGTGGACCCGCGAGACCGGGCTCGACGCCCTCGAACTGGGCGACGAGGCGGTGGTGGACGTCCCGGATTTCTCGCTCGCCGGCCGCGCGATGCGCAACGTACGCCAGATGGTCAAGCGCATCGAGCGCGCCGGTTACGAAACCCGGGTACGGCGCGTCCGTGACCTCGGCGAGGCCGAGCTGGACCGTATCCGCCGCGCCGCCGAGGACTGGCGCGGCACCGACACCGAGCGCGGCTTCTCGATGGCGCTCGGCCGCGTCGGCGACCCGGCCGACGGCGACTGCCTCATCGCCACCGCCCACAAGGCCGACGAAGAGCCCGGCCCGTACGGCGACCTCAAGGCGATCCTGCACTTCGTGCCGTGGGGCACGGACGGGGCCTCCCTGGACCTGATGCGCCGCGACCGCGCGGCCGACCCCGGCATGAACGAACTGCTCATCGTGGCCGCACTCCAGGCCGCCCCGAAATTCGGCATCGCGCGCGTGTCCCTCAACTTCGCCATGTTCCGCTCGGCCCTGGCCCGCGGCGAGAAGATCGGCGCGGGACCGGTACTGCGCGCCTGGCGCGGGCTGCTGGTGTTCCTCTCCCGCTGGTTCCAGATCGAGTCGCTGTACAAGTTCAACGCCAAGTTCCAGCCCCGCTGGGAGCCCCGCTTCGTCGTCTACCGCGCCTCCGGCGACCTGCCCCGCCTCGGCTTCGCCGCCATGCAGGCCGAAGGCTTCGTCAACCTCGCCCTGCCGCTGCCGCGCTTCCTGCGCCGCCGCACGACCGCTCCGCGCCCGTGCGCACACGCGGTGGCGGAACGGGACGTCCGCGCGGCGTGA
- a CDS encoding nuclear transport factor 2 family protein, whose translation MSAPHTDVEQVEAANTAFYEALESGDFEKLSSLWLTPSDLGIDETYHDPADAGVVSCVHPGWPVLTGRGEVLRSYALIMANTDYIQFFLTDVHVSVTGDTALVTCTENILSGGPAPEGSEELGPLVGQLVVATNVFRRTPDGWKIWSHHASPVLAETDEEESDDTPS comes from the coding sequence GTGAGCGCCCCCCATACCGACGTCGAGCAAGTGGAGGCCGCCAACACCGCCTTCTACGAGGCGTTGGAGAGCGGCGACTTCGAAAAGCTGTCCTCGCTCTGGCTCACCCCGTCCGACCTGGGCATCGACGAGACGTACCACGACCCGGCCGACGCCGGCGTGGTCTCCTGCGTGCACCCCGGCTGGCCGGTGCTCACCGGACGCGGCGAGGTCCTCAGGTCGTACGCGCTGATCATGGCCAACACCGACTACATCCAGTTCTTCCTCACCGACGTGCACGTCTCCGTCACCGGCGACACCGCCCTGGTGACCTGCACCGAGAACATCCTCAGCGGCGGTCCCGCCCCCGAGGGCAGCGAGGAACTCGGCCCGCTCGTGGGCCAGCTGGTGGTCGCCACCAACGTGTTCCGCCGCACACCCGACGGCTGGAAGATCTGGTCGCACCACGCGTCGCCCGTTCTGGCCGAAACCGACGAGGAAGAGAGCGACGACACCCCCTCCTGA
- a CDS encoding DUF3180 domain-containing protein, with protein sequence MRELRIRMLAGIFLVAGVLSWAGARLWNSIGTLPSVPLAAPIVLAVIAVVLLATALSIRARLRAQRERRPEAKGVDPLMAARAVVFGQASALVAALVAGMYGGTGVFLLELLDTPARRDQAIYAGFSVVTGVGVIAAAIFLERVCKLPEDDEHNGAGAAPTV encoded by the coding sequence GTGAGAGAGCTGCGCATCAGGATGCTGGCCGGCATCTTCCTCGTCGCCGGAGTCCTGTCCTGGGCGGGCGCCCGCCTCTGGAACTCGATCGGGACCCTTCCGAGCGTCCCCCTGGCCGCCCCCATCGTCCTCGCCGTGATCGCCGTAGTCCTGCTCGCCACGGCGCTCTCCATCCGCGCCCGCCTCAGGGCCCAACGCGAACGCCGGCCCGAAGCCAAGGGCGTCGACCCCCTGATGGCCGCCCGCGCGGTCGTCTTCGGCCAGGCCAGCGCCCTGGTCGCCGCCCTCGTCGCCGGCATGTACGGCGGCACGGGCGTCTTCCTCCTGGAGCTCCTCGACACCCCCGCCCGCCGCGACCAGGCCATCTACGCCGGCTTCTCGGTCGTGACGGGCGTCGGCGTCATAGCGGCGGCCATCTTCCTGGAACGCGTCTGCAAGCTCCCGGAGGACGACGAGCACAACGGCGCGGGGGCGGCGCCGACGGTGTAG
- the ftsH gene encoding ATP-dependent zinc metalloprotease FtsH, whose translation MDVKRYFRGPVMWIVLAVLAVVVLMQVVGSSGGYKTVDTGQVVQAINDNKVESAKLTTGDEQIIKVQLKDGVKVEGSDKIQASYIGDQGVTIASTLQNKYQDKQIPDGYTVSPSKQNPFVGILLSLLPFVLIVVVFLFLMNQMQGGGSRVMNFGKSKAKLITKDTPKTTFSDVAGSDEAVEELQEIKEFLQEPAKFQAVGAKIPKGVLLYGPPGTGKTLLARAVAGEAGVPFYSISGSDFVEMFVGVGASRVRDLFEQAKANAPAIVFVDEIDAVGRHRGAGLGGGHDEREQTLNQLLVEMDGFDVKGGVILIAATNRPDILDPALLRPGRFDRQIAVDRPDMQGRLEILKVHQKGKPVAPDVDLSAVARRTPGFTGADLSNVLNEAALLTARSDKKLIDNHMLDEAIDRVVAGPQKRTRIMSDKEKKITAYHEGGHALVAAASPNSDPVHKITILSRGRALGYTMVLPDEDKYSTTRNEMLDQLAYMLGGRAAEELVFHDPTTGAANDIEKATATARAMVTQYGMTERLGAIKFGGDNTEPFLGREMAHQRDYSEEVAALVDEEVKKLIENAHNEAWEILVENRDVLDNLVLQLLERETLGKEEIAEIFAPIVKRPPRPAWTGSSRRTPSTRPPVLSPKELALTNGANGATPAISTAKSTAAEPAPATEPATEERPES comes from the coding sequence ATGGACGTGAAGCGATACTTCCGTGGGCCGGTCATGTGGATCGTGCTGGCCGTCCTTGCCGTGGTCGTGTTGATGCAGGTCGTCGGCTCGTCCGGCGGCTACAAGACGGTGGACACCGGCCAGGTCGTCCAGGCGATCAATGACAACAAGGTCGAGTCGGCCAAACTGACCACCGGCGACGAGCAGATCATCAAGGTCCAGCTCAAGGACGGCGTAAAGGTCGAGGGCTCCGACAAGATCCAGGCGAGCTATATCGGCGATCAAGGCGTGACCATCGCCAGCACGCTGCAGAACAAGTACCAGGACAAGCAGATCCCGGACGGCTACACAGTCTCGCCGTCCAAGCAGAACCCGTTCGTCGGGATCCTGCTCTCCCTGCTTCCCTTCGTCCTCATCGTGGTCGTCTTCCTGTTCCTGATGAATCAGATGCAGGGTGGCGGCTCCCGGGTCATGAACTTCGGCAAGTCCAAGGCGAAGCTCATCACCAAGGACACCCCGAAGACGACGTTCTCGGACGTCGCGGGCTCGGACGAGGCCGTCGAGGAGCTCCAGGAGATCAAGGAGTTCCTCCAGGAACCGGCGAAGTTCCAGGCCGTCGGCGCCAAGATCCCCAAGGGCGTCCTGCTCTACGGGCCTCCTGGTACCGGTAAGACGCTCCTCGCGCGCGCCGTCGCCGGCGAGGCGGGCGTCCCCTTCTACTCGATCTCCGGTTCCGACTTCGTCGAGATGTTCGTCGGCGTCGGTGCCTCCCGAGTCCGTGACCTGTTCGAGCAGGCCAAGGCGAACGCCCCGGCGATCGTCTTCGTCGACGAGATCGACGCGGTCGGCCGCCACCGCGGCGCCGGCCTCGGCGGCGGTCACGACGAGCGCGAGCAGACCCTGAACCAGCTGCTCGTCGAGATGGACGGCTTCGACGTCAAGGGCGGCGTGATCCTCATCGCCGCGACGAACCGGCCCGACATCCTCGACCCGGCCCTCCTGCGCCCCGGCCGCTTCGACCGCCAGATCGCGGTCGACCGCCCGGACATGCAGGGCCGTCTGGAGATCCTCAAGGTCCACCAGAAGGGCAAGCCGGTCGCCCCGGACGTCGACCTGTCGGCGGTCGCCCGCCGCACGCCCGGCTTCACCGGCGCGGACCTGAGCAACGTCCTCAACGAGGCAGCGCTGCTCACGGCCCGCTCGGACAAGAAGCTGATCGACAACCACATGCTGGACGAGGCCATCGACCGCGTCGTGGCGGGCCCGCAGAAGCGGACCCGGATCATGTCGGACAAGGAAAAGAAGATCACCGCGTACCACGAGGGCGGCCACGCCCTGGTCGCGGCGGCTTCTCCCAACTCCGACCCGGTCCACAAGATCACGATCCTGTCGAGAGGCCGCGCGCTGGGCTACACGATGGTGCTCCCGGACGAGGACAAGTACTCGACCACGCGCAACGAAATGCTGGACCAGCTGGCCTACATGCTGGGCGGCCGCGCGGCCGAGGAACTGGTCTTCCACGACCCGACCACGGGCGCCGCGAACGACATCGAGAAGGCCACGGCCACCGCCCGCGCGATGGTCACGCAGTACGGCATGACCGAGCGTCTCGGCGCGATCAAGTTCGGCGGCGACAACACCGAGCCGTTCCTCGGACGTGAGATGGCTCACCAGCGCGACTACTCGGAAGAGGTCGCCGCGCTGGTGGACGAGGAAGTCAAGAAGCTCATCGAGAACGCGCACAACGAAGCCTGGGAGATCCTGGTCGAGAACCGCGACGTCCTCGACAACCTGGTGCTTCAGCTGCTGGAGAGGGAGACGCTGGGCAAGGAGGAGATCGCCGAGATCTTCGCCCCCATCGTCAAGCGTCCGCCCCGGCCCGCCTGGACCGGCTCCTCGCGGCGCACGCCGTCCACCCGCCCGCCGGTGCTCTCCCCGAAGGAGCTCGCACTGACGAACGGCGCCAACGGCGCGACGCCGGCGATCAGCACCGCGAAGTCGACGGCGGCGGAGCCCGCACCGGCGACCGAGCCGGCTACCGAGGAGCGTCCGGAGAGCTGA
- the folB gene encoding dihydroneopterin aldolase has protein sequence MDRVALRGLKARGYHGVFPEERREGQTFVVDLVLGLDTRPAAADDDLAKTVHYGIVAEEVVAVVEGEPVNLIETLAARIAQACLKHEGVQEVEVTVHKPDAPITVPFDDVTVTITRSRV, from the coding sequence GTGGATCGTGTCGCGCTGCGCGGCCTCAAGGCCCGCGGGTACCACGGTGTGTTCCCCGAGGAGCGCAGGGAGGGCCAGACCTTCGTGGTGGACCTCGTCCTCGGCCTGGACACCCGGCCGGCCGCCGCCGACGACGACCTGGCGAAGACCGTGCACTACGGCATCGTGGCGGAGGAGGTCGTGGCCGTCGTCGAGGGCGAGCCGGTCAACCTCATCGAGACGCTCGCCGCGCGCATCGCCCAGGCCTGCCTGAAGCACGAAGGGGTCCAGGAGGTCGAGGTCACCGTCCACAAACCGGACGCGCCGATCACGGTCCCCTTCGACGACGTGACCGTCACCATCACCCGGAGCCGAGTATGA